A region from the Triticum aestivum cultivar Chinese Spring chromosome 3D, IWGSC CS RefSeq v2.1, whole genome shotgun sequence genome encodes:
- the LOC123077481 gene encoding DEAD-box ATP-dependent RNA helicase 39, whose product MAMAAAGRCLLLSRPSPLRLRVLRAALSTAAPPSSPALAAPAPPPRHELLLERLRLRHLKDSSSPGPPKPLRERARGGERGSPPPQHQQRSVEVESFEELGLEEEVLAAMREAGITKPTEIQCVGVPAVLSGTSVVLGSHTGSGKTLAYLLPLVQLLRHDEATLGMSMKPRRPRAVVLCPTRELTEQVFRVAKSISHHARFRSIMVSGGTRLKPQEDSLNMPVDMVVGTPGRILDHIKEGNIVYGDIKYLVLDEADTMFDQGFGEDIRKFLAPLKNRASKPGDQGFQTILVSATMTKGVQKLIDEEFEGIEHLRTSTFQKRIATARHDFIKLSGSENKLEALLQVLEPSLAKGNKVIVFCNTLNSSRAVDHFLTENHISTVNYHGEVPAEERVENLNKFRNEEGDCPTLVCTDLAARGLDLEVDHVIMFDFPKNSIDYLHRTGRTARMGAKGKVTSLIAKKDVGLATRIEDAMKKNESLESLTTSNVKRDSANSQNPGTKGRTSARSARSSDAPRGRSARSSDAPRAASQKGNKRGVTLSRRPPKVAIKDTTSTRKRSSTKSQPSSSRKHSPSKNPPKARPAEARKAKPVRAGSSKGGEKVGKSGKARPEGGKGDALNKVGSKLSVVGFRGRSTGKSAQAS is encoded by the exons ATGGCGATGGCCGCCGCCGGGCGGTGCCTCCTACTCTCCCGCCCCTCCCCTCTCCGCCTCCGCGTGCTCCGCGCCGCCCTCTCcaccgccgcccccccttcctcccccgccctcgccgcccccgcgccccctccCCGCCACGAGCTCCTCCTcgagcgcctccgcctccgccacctCAAGGACTCGTCGTCCCCCGGCCCCCCGAAGCCGCTGAGGGAGAGGGCCAGGGGCGGGGAGAGGggctcgccgccgccgcagcaccagcagaggAGCGTTGAGGTGGAGAGCTtcgaggagctcgggctcgaggaggaggtgctggccgcgatGCGGGAGGCCGGCATCACGAAGCCCACCGAGATCCAGTGCGTCGGCGTGCCCGCCGTGCTCTCCGGCACCAGTGTCGTGCTTGGCTCGCACACCGGCTCCGGGAAGACGCTCGCCTACTTGCTCCCTCTTGTTCAG CTACTGCGTCATGATGAAGCGACACTGGGCATGTCAATGAAGCCAAGGCGGCCAAGAGCTGTAGTTTTATGCCCAACAAGGGAGCTGACCGAGCAG GTCTTCCGTGTTGCAAAGTCCATAAGTCATCATGCACGTTTTCGGTCAATAATGGTTAGTGGAGGCACTCGTCTAAAACCGCAGGAAGATTCTTTGAACATGCCTGTTGACATGGTTGTTGGGACACCTGGAAGGATCCTTGATCATATTAAGGAGGGCAATATCGTTTACGGTGACATTAAATATCTG GTTCTGGATGAGGCAGATACAATGTTTGATCAAGGTTTTGGAGAAGACATACGGAAGTTTCTTGCTCCTTTGAAGAATCGTGCTTCAAAGCCTGGTGATCAAGGGTTCCAAACCATATTGGTTTCTGCCACCATGACCAAG GGGGTACAAAAGCTGATCGATGAGGAATTTGAAGGTATTGAGCATTTACGGACATCAACCTTTCAAAAGAGAATTGCAACTGCACGGCATGACTTCATCAAACTTTCTGGTTCAGAAAACAAACTTGAGGCTCTCCTCCAG GTTCTTGAGCCAAGCTTAGCAAAAGGAAACAAAGTTATTGTGTTTTGCAACACTTTGAATTCAAGTCGTGCAGTGGATCATTTTCTTACTGAAAATCATATATCTACTGTGAACTACCACGGAGAGGTCCCTGCGGAGGAGAG AGTTGAGAACCTAAACAAGTTCCGGAATGAAGAGGGTGATTGCCCAACATTAGTCTGCACTGATCTGGCAGCTAGAGGACTAGACTTGGAGGTTGACCATGTCATCATGTTTGACTTCCCAAAAAATTCT ATTGATTATCTCCACAGAACTGGGAGAACAGCGCGTATGGGAGCCAAAG GGAAAGTTACAAGCCTTATCGCAAAGAAAGATGTGGGTTTAGCGACAAGGATAGAGGATGCCATGAAGAAAAACGAGAGCTTAGAATCGCTGACGACTAGCAACGTCAAGAGGGATTCCGCCAACTCTCAAAACCCAGGCACCAAAGGAAGGACTTCTGCAAGGTCGGCAAGGAGTTCAGATGCTCCGAGGGGTAGGTCGGCAAGGAGTTCAGATGCTCCGAGGGCTGCTAGCCAGAAGGGTAACAAAAGGGGAGTCACACTGTCGAGAAGGCCGCCAAAGGTCGCCATCAAGGACACAACTTCGACCAGGAAGCGCTCGTCGACCAAGAGCCAGCCATCTTCGTCCAGGAAGCACTCGCCGTCTAAGAACCCGCCTAAGGCCAGGCCGGCAGAGGCCAGAAAGGCCAAGCCGGTGAGAGCTGGTAGCAGCAAGGGTGGCGAGAAGGTCGGGAAGAGCGGCAAGGCCAGGCCGGAGGGCGGGAAGGGGGATGCTCTGAATAAGGTGGGAAGTAAGCTGAGCGTGGTTGGATTCAGAGGGCGCAGCACCGGGAAATCGGCGCAGGCTTCATGA
- the LOC123074148 gene encoding 17.5 kDa class II heat shock protein, protein MEGRMFGLETPLMTALQHLLDVPDGESGGAGATGGEKQGPTRAYVRDARAMAATPADVKELPGAYAFVVDVPGLGSGDIKVQVEDERVLVISGERRREEKEDARYLRMERRMGKLMRKFVLPENADTEKISAVCRDGVLTVSVQKLPPPEPKKPKTIQVQVA, encoded by the coding sequence ATGGAGGGCAGGATGTTCGGGCTGGAGACCCCGCTGATGACGGCGCTGCAGCACCTGCTGGACGTCCCAGACGGCGAGTCCGGCGGAGCCGGTGCCACCGGCGGTGAGAAGCAGGGCCCGACGCGCGCCTACGTCCGCGACGCGCGCGCCATGGCGGCCACCCCGGCCGACGTGAAGGAGCTGCCGGGCGCGTACGCGTTCGTGGTGGACGTGCCGGGGCTGGGCTCCGGCGACATCAAGGTGCAGGTGGAGGACGAGCGGGTGCTGGTCATCAGCGGCGAGCGCCggagggaggagaaggaggacgCCAGGTACCTGCGGATGGAGCGCCGCATGGGCAAGCTGATGCGCAAGTTCGTGCTGCCCGAGAACGCCGACACGGAGAAGATCTCCGCCGTGTGCCGCGACGGCGTGCTCACCGTCTCCGTCCAGAAGCTGCCGCCGCCCGAgcccaagaagcccaagaccaTCCAGGTCCAGGTCGCCTGA